In Planctomycetota bacterium, a single window of DNA contains:
- a CDS encoding YncE family protein → MDDFFHGLIAFRVTDDAPRDPGPRPRGTLPMSCHHRLIRRAALAALVIVTALLPGGHSAADPVPDPLPGVGRPTFLAPHVRPLARVGDHLFVANTPADTVDVIDVTARTVVRRIPVGIQPVAVVPRPDGREVWVANHVSDSVSVIDTDPGSPTRFRVVAVIQEIDPLSLATRFDEPVGIAFADDAKAYVALSSRDEIAVVDVASRAVVRTLPIPAQDPRAIVVRGGRLYVAPFESHNRTQLSGGHGEPDGDLVTFDAWEHSIRHNNVLSLGHVVDIVKHPDVPDRDLFIFDTATDTLVETIDGLGTLLYGLDVDGTGRVFVAQTDARNDANGRAGSKRHGLAELANRPFLNRITAVMPGSAPVFHDLEPLPPAQPSDGTALATPFAIAVSDDGCTIVATAAGSDTLFTLDAESGAILGRAAVGAWPDGVWLECAPDGAPARAWVLAAFSAEVTLVDLADRAAPRVIATVALADPTPEPIRRGRIAFHTAAASTTKTFSCASCHPDGHTDQLLWVLATPVVSGGEQIMPRSTMPCRGLRDTAPFHWDGIPGDPYGGINSASVHAAVPANADPTSAVRHLIDGGLASTMRMVGDAMVNDAGQGGALDAADRAAMAAFLVDIPYPPAPGRPATNVVSDRARTGFRLFHVDGDIDPAKPTANVCGDCHRLPHLVSTNTPGSGMDAPTWRGAQDRWLILPQGRLNMVEFPFFREIALRGTPERDVWRMSWGGRERFDPVWDMVLEASTGFSGAFARQVFLDRRTADDRTTAAMLDALEAAAADGAVTLYAEGYGTLAGSAEAAVELRYDAITPPFVAADGRRFSRDDLRGAAADGTFSAIFTARGGPQASAPQPAIWTQGEIHAQRGHQHFPRLSVGERLLTASGRHILPGAFPVVNGRRVQGSVRADGDLVVVELAETPADGMHLLQVQNPDGLASNDFLFFVGDDADPAFDARGRSLAEILRACRWEHLVGTWVDKATRGKAVRTTYAWKIRDRVIEVVNSGGDNPSTGLIAVNAADGTVFTAGGDSQGGTFVGTWIEDGGVLVSRVSITAADGTRFDLSFRHVKTGADTMTITIELPEPITIEMIRLPG, encoded by the coding sequence ATGGATGACTTTTTCCACGGACTGATAGCCTTCAGGGTGACGGATGACGCTCCGCGTGACCCCGGTCCCCGCCCGCGAGGAACCCTGCCGATGTCGTGCCATCACCGGCTGATCCGTCGGGCGGCCCTGGCGGCGCTCGTGATCGTGACGGCGCTCTTGCCAGGCGGCCATTCCGCGGCGGATCCTGTTCCCGATCCGCTCCCGGGAGTCGGCCGGCCCACCTTCCTCGCGCCGCACGTTCGGCCTCTGGCGCGGGTCGGCGATCACCTGTTCGTCGCCAACACGCCCGCCGACACGGTCGATGTGATCGACGTCACCGCGCGGACGGTGGTCCGGCGCATCCCGGTCGGGATCCAACCGGTCGCGGTCGTTCCCCGGCCCGACGGCCGGGAGGTGTGGGTGGCCAACCACGTCTCCGATTCGGTGAGCGTGATCGACACCGATCCGGGCAGTCCGACGCGGTTTCGCGTCGTGGCTGTGATCCAGGAGATCGACCCGCTGTCGCTCGCCACGCGCTTCGACGAACCGGTCGGCATTGCCTTCGCCGACGATGCCAAGGCCTACGTCGCACTGTCGTCACGCGACGAGATCGCCGTCGTCGACGTGGCGAGCCGTGCCGTGGTGCGAACGCTGCCGATTCCCGCCCAGGATCCTCGGGCGATCGTGGTCCGCGGTGGGCGCCTGTACGTCGCCCCATTCGAGTCGCACAACCGCACGCAGCTCTCCGGCGGCCATGGCGAGCCCGACGGCGACCTCGTCACCTTCGATGCCTGGGAGCACTCGATCCGACACAACAACGTCCTGTCGCTCGGCCACGTCGTCGACATCGTCAAACATCCCGACGTGCCCGATCGCGACCTGTTCATCTTCGACACCGCTACCGACACGCTCGTCGAGACGATCGACGGACTCGGCACGCTGCTCTACGGCCTCGATGTCGACGGCACGGGTAGGGTGTTCGTCGCCCAGACCGACGCCCGCAACGACGCCAACGGCCGGGCCGGCTCGAAGCGCCACGGCCTCGCGGAACTGGCCAACCGACCGTTCCTCAACCGGATCACCGCCGTGATGCCGGGATCCGCACCGGTGTTCCACGACCTCGAGCCCCTGCCTCCCGCGCAGCCGTCCGACGGCACGGCGCTGGCCACGCCGTTCGCGATCGCGGTCAGCGACGACGGGTGCACGATCGTGGCCACCGCGGCCGGGTCGGATACGTTGTTCACGCTCGATGCCGAGAGTGGTGCCATCCTCGGCCGCGCGGCAGTGGGCGCCTGGCCCGACGGTGTGTGGCTGGAATGCGCTCCCGACGGTGCCCCCGCACGGGCCTGGGTGCTCGCGGCGTTCTCGGCCGAAGTGACCCTGGTCGATCTTGCCGATCGTGCCGCGCCACGTGTGATCGCGACGGTGGCGCTCGCCGATCCGACGCCGGAGCCGATTCGCCGCGGCCGGATCGCCTTCCACACCGCCGCCGCCTCGACGACCAAGACCTTCTCCTGCGCGAGCTGCCATCCCGACGGCCACACCGATCAGTTGCTGTGGGTGTTGGCCACGCCGGTGGTCAGCGGTGGCGAACAGATCATGCCGCGCTCGACGATGCCCTGTCGCGGCCTGCGCGACACCGCGCCGTTCCACTGGGACGGCATTCCCGGCGACCCCTACGGCGGGATCAACTCGGCGAGCGTGCACGCCGCCGTGCCGGCCAACGCCGATCCGACGAGCGCCGTGCGCCACCTGATCGATGGCGGCCTTGCGAGCACGATGCGGATGGTGGGCGACGCAATGGTCAACGACGCGGGCCAGGGCGGGGCGCTCGACGCCGCCGACCGTGCCGCGATGGCGGCGTTTCTCGTCGACATCCCCTATCCGCCGGCGCCGGGCCGCCCGGCTACCAATGTCGTCTCCGACCGCGCGCGGACGGGGTTTCGCCTGTTTCACGTCGACGGCGATATCGATCCGGCGAAGCCAACTGCCAACGTGTGCGGCGATTGCCACCGCCTCCCGCACCTCGTCAGCACCAATACCCCGGGTTCCGGGATGGACGCCCCCACCTGGCGCGGCGCGCAGGATCGCTGGCTGATCCTTCCGCAGGGCCGCCTCAACATGGTCGAGTTCCCCTTCTTTCGCGAGATCGCGCTGCGCGGCACGCCGGAACGCGATGTGTGGCGCATGTCGTGGGGGGGCCGCGAACGCTTTGACCCGGTGTGGGACATGGTGCTCGAGGCGAGCACGGGTTTTTCCGGCGCGTTCGCGCGGCAGGTGTTCCTCGACCGGAGGACCGCGGACGATCGGACCACCGCCGCGATGCTCGATGCCCTCGAGGCTGCTGCCGCCGACGGCGCGGTCACCCTCTACGCCGAGGGGTACGGCACGCTGGCCGGGAGTGCCGAGGCCGCCGTCGAGCTGCGGTACGATGCCATCACGCCCCCGTTCGTCGCTGCCGACGGCCGGCGGTTCTCGCGCGACGACCTGCGCGGCGCTGCGGCCGACGGCACGTTCTCGGCCATCTTCACCGCCCGGGGTGGCCCGCAGGCATCGGCACCCCAGCCGGCGATCTGGACGCAGGGGGAGATCCACGCGCAGCGCGGCCACCAGCATTTTCCCCGACTTTCCGTCGGCGAGCGCCTGCTGACGGCGAGCGGGCGGCACATCCTTCCCGGGGCTTTCCCGGTCGTGAACGGCCGCCGGGTGCAAGGCAGCGTGCGCGCCGACGGCGACTTGGTCGTCGTCGAGCTGGCCGAAACGCCAGCCGACGGTATGCACCTCCTCCAAGTGCAGAATCCGGACGGCCTCGCCAGCAACGACTTCCTGTTCTTCGTCGGCGACGACGCCGATCCCGCGTTCGACGCGCGGGGCAGGTCGCTCGCCGAGATCCTCCGTGCCTGCCGCTGGGAGCATCTCGTCGGCACCTGGGTCGACAAGGCGACTCGCGGCAAGGCGGTGCGCACAACATACGCGTGGAAGATTCGCGACCGCGTCATCGAGGTCGTCAACAGCGGTGGCGACAACCCCTCCACCGGATTGATCGCGGTCAACGCCGCCGACGGCACCGTGTTCACGGCAGGTGGCGACTCCCAGGGCGGCACGTTCGTCGGCACCTGGATCGAAGACGGCGGCGTGCTGGTGTCGCGGGTGTCGATCACCGCGGCGGACGGCACCCGCTTCGACCTGTCGTTCCGGCATGTGAAGACGGGTGCCGACACGATGACGATCACGATCGAACTTCCCGAACCGATCACGATCGAGATGATCCGCCTGCCCGGGTGA